A window of the Capricornis sumatraensis isolate serow.1 chromosome 9, serow.2, whole genome shotgun sequence genome harbors these coding sequences:
- the LOC138085130 gene encoding olfactory receptor 7A17-like, with the protein MEPGNQTRISEFILLGLSEEVLLQPLLFWLFLLMYLVTFIGNLLIILAIITDSHLHTPMYFFLFNLSFSDICFTSTTIPKMLWNIQTQNQVITYEGCIVQMYFFTLFGMLDNILLTVMAYDRFAAICHPLQYMIIMKPEFCDLLLLTSWLVSFLDSLLHALMILRLSFCTKLEIHHFFCEIYEVVHLACSDTFLNDLMIYFASGVLVIVPLTGILFSYSKIVSSILNISSTRGKYKAFSTCLSHLSTVFLFYGTSLGVYLSCASTQNSRETSIASVMYTVVTPMLNPFIYSLKNKDIKQALKTLFSRETFSV; encoded by the coding sequence ATGGAACCAGGAAACCAAACTCGTATTTCAGAGTTTATCCTCCTGGGACTCTCAGAAGAGGTATTATTGCAGCCTCTCCTCTTTTGGCTCTTCCTGCTCATGTACCTGGTCACCTTCATTGGGAACCTTCTCATCATCTTGGCCATTATCACTGACTCCCACCTCCACACACCcatgtatttctttctcttcaaccTATCTTTTTCAGACATCTGTTTCACCTCTACCACCATCCCAAAGATGCTGTGGAACATCCAGACTCAGAATCAAGTTATCACCTATGAAGGCTGCATCGTACAGATGTATTTTTTCACACTTTTTGGGATGTTAGACAACATCCTCTTGACTGTGATGGCTTATGACCGGTTTGCAGCCATCTGTCACCCATTGCAGTACATGATCATCATGAAACCTGAGTTTTGTGACCTCTTGCTTCTGACATCCTGGTTAGTGAGTTTCCTCGACTCTCTGTTACATGCTTTAATGATTTTGCGACTCTCTTTTTGCACAAAATTGGAAATTCACCATTTTTTTTGTGAAATTTATGAGGTTGTTCATCTTGCTTGTTCTGATACTTTCCTCAATGACCTGATGATATATTTTGCAAGTGGAGTTCTGGTTATTGTTCCACTCACTGGTATCCTTTTTTCTTACTCTAAGATTGTATCCTCTATTTTGAATATTTCATCCACAAGGGGCAAGTATAAAGCATTTTCCACATGTCTGTCTCACCTCTCAACTGTCTTCTTGTTCTATGGTACAAGCCTTGGGGTGTATCTTAGCTGTGCTAGCACACAAAACTCCAGGGAAACTTCAATAGCCTCAGTGATGTACACTGTGGTCACACCCATGCTGAACCCTTTTATCTACAGtcttaaaaacaaagacataaagCAAGCCCTTAAAACACTCTTCAGTAGAGAAACATTCTCGGTATAA